TGTGTATACCACTGTACTAtaaatctttgtctcttttttcttttaagatatttGAGATTTATTCAAGTGATTGCATGTCTAGCTAACTCCTTTTGATCACTGCATAATAATCTTTCACTAACATGTTACTCATTTTATCAATTGCTTTACTGATGGATATGTAAGTGGAGTCCTATTCTTCACTTTCCCAGGATGAATATTCTTATATACATCATTTTGTAAAGCTCTATCAGAGTTTTCTGGCTTACACACTCCAATAGAATTGCTGAATTATAGAGTACATATATGTTAAATTTTACTAAATACTATCAGAAAGCTCTCTAAATAGGCTGTACATGTGATTTCCTATTATCCCACTTGATATTACCCAAATCTCTCATCTTTACTAATTTTAGTGTATGTTTCACCAACTAAAAAGGTTGAACTTCATTTAAAGCTATTTTCagactttctgttttctctttttttgaatttccttttcctttgtcttaaaaaaatccTATCGTCTCTCctggctttgttgttgttgatttgcaAGACTTATTTGAACAATGTAAATATTAATCTTGTCAGTTAAAATACTGCAGGTGGCTTCTCACTGTCATCTGTTAGTTTGTCTGTGCTATCCTTTAATTTTGAGGCAGTAATATTcaacaatttgtatttttcttttttgtgcctTAAAGCCTTTTTAAGAAATCCAAACCCAAACTAAGATGATATGAATATTTTTACCTAGATTTATTTCATCTCTTCCaattcaaatatttcaaattcacctaTTACATACATACGAAGGTTGTTTTTATATGACATGAGATAGGGATTTTGTTTCTGTATATAGTGAACCAATCTCCCCAATAACATTTGCTACATAATCTCTCTTCTCCACCAACCCCAGTTATTATGATACCTCCTGTGACCAAGTTGTCTTATATAAAAGGATCTGACCCTGGATTCTATTCTATCTGGTAGTCTATGAGTCTGTTCCTGAATTGTTCAGATAGATTTACCTACTTCATATTTGTAGTATGTACTATTATCTATAATGTAAGGCattccctcatttttctttttaaaaattatcctagcTTTTCATGCAACTTGTTcttctatattaatattagaaaCCATTTTTAGATCCTTAACTACTTATGATGGATTTCgctggaattgcattgaatttataaattattttgggaagCATAGATCTTTATTAAGTAGTTCTATCAAGGAATTAGCATCTGTCTCAATTAACTCAgacatttaattatttcatttagtgtTTTATCGACATCATTCACTTTTCCATAAAGGTTTTCTGACTTCTTTGTTAGCCTAATTTCTAGAAACATTATAGTTTcaatactatttaaaattttcatttataattgaTAATACTGAGGTTAAAAATACactacttttatttctctttccatttcaCTTTTTTCTACCTTATTCtagtctttcttctctctttctttagtttttactTACTTCAGTTTTTACATTAGCAGTGACTTTTAAGAGCATAATTTTGCCTCTTATGACTCTGAGGGAAAAAGGGGACCCAAATATTCTTTTCaggattttattgtttaaatgtcAATTTTAAGAAATCCACACAACAAATAATTACTTgttacaatgaaaaataaaatcagtgaaaATTGCATGAAGTAGAGGGAAGAAATCTAAGGAAACTGGAATTTGTTTCACCTATTTCACAATGGCAAGTGAAATTCCACTTTACTACATCATCTGGTCTATAATAGTATTTAATCTTGTAACAGCAATTTCAAAAATGTATACGCACACTAGCCCTATATCCATACTACATTCTAGTTACCAAAATCtctatctataatctatagaactTTCTTTTAGAGCTGAGATATAATATGTTACATGATGAGGCATCTATAAACCATAAATGCCTACCCATTCCTTCTTTGTAAGCATCTGAGAGAGGCCACGAAGTATTAATGATGTTTTATATTTACTCAATAATTAATAGGAAAGTGAAACTAAATCATTTTCTTTAACAGTTTGAATCTTCATTTAAATTTCTTATGAAGTTCTTGCTTTGTACTCATCTGATGGAAGGCTATTTTACCCAGGATAAGACCCtaaattattttctgctttagTAATAAACAACACAAAATTTAAGCTAGTAAACACgatgtatttaaagaaaattaggccgggcgtaatggctcatgcctataatcttagcacttcgggaggccaaagcaggtggatcacttgagttcaggagttcgagactagcctgggccacatggcaaaactccatctctaccacatatacaaaaatttagctaggcatcgtggtgggtgcctgtagttcaaGCTATTtagtaggctgaagcaggaggattgcctgagcccagaatgtcgaggctgcagtgagccaagatcctgccactacactctggcctggacaacgaagtgagactttgtctcaaaaaacaaaaacaaaaaactagctaaggcaggcagatcgtttgagccaaggagttccagATCAGACTGGGAAAGATGGCAAGATTCCATCcgtacaaaaaaaatacaaaagaattagccaggccgtggtggcctgtgccagtggtcccagatactcaggaggctgaggcaggagaatcacctgaacccaggaagtcaaggctgcagtgagccatgatggtgccactgcattccagccaggtcaatggaatgagaccctgtctcaaaaaacataaataaattaaattaaattaagaaaactaaAGAGCGACAGCAAGGCCCAGAGCATTGTAAGACTCGTCCTCCACAACAGGATTATCAACAAAAGTAGTTACAGAAAAAATTGCTTAAGAAATTAATAATTTCCAATGTGACCACTTAAGTTTCATcataaagtaaatatttgaaaaactaatAAGGTTCTCTAGAACTGAAAATGGAGGGATAGCATCTTTTTTACCTTTTCTAAAGAACATTTTCAGAGAGAATAGTGTGATAAATGCACTACATTTTCGACCCAGATTCagcaacactttttatttttactttatgttttgATGGTGTCTAGATTTAAGTTACATATATAATGACATTAGCTCTTAATACTTTAGTTTGCATATCCAAATAATTGAGAATATTGTCTTGCATAATGCCATTATCACAGTAAAAATAGCAATAACTCCATTAATATAACATTTtgaccaaataaatgaaaaaccagAAAACACAGATTACATTTCCATGTCATTATAGCCactaataaagatttttaaagaaactgtgagaaaaACAAGAGCTATAATCATGCATGCAACTACAGTACAACCAAGAATCCACAAAAGATTATGCAAAAAGTACCATCAGCTTGCCAAGAATaactaaaaattagaaatttaaaatagttttattgaaTGTTAAATCCAAAGCTATTTCGAAAGTTCTCGATTTCCCCCATATTCTTACCAGTGTCATGAACTTGACAATTGGGGATAATCGGCTTCAGAAATTTGAACTCATTTGTCCCGGAACCTCCCGTCAGACACACCTCGTATTGGTAGCTCTGGGACAGGGTCCCGGTGCCGCTCACGTCCACCAGATGTCCTGGAAAGGGACCCTCGGGCACCGAGCAGCGACCCACCGGGGCCGCCCTGCTCCTCCTGCACAGCCGCACCGCCACGAACAGGAGCACCGAGAAGAGGAAGAGCGACGACACCGAGGCCAACGCCACCACCAGGTAGACCGTGAGCGAGTCGGCCTGGGCCTGGGCGGGGGCCGCCTCCGGGAGCGGCAGGTAGGGCTGAGAGAAGCCGCCCACCAGGAGCACGTGCAGCGTGGCGGTGGCCGAGCGCGGAGGGTCGCCATTGTCCTTGACCAGCACCACCAGCCTGTGCTTGGCCGCGTCGCGCTCGCTCAGCAGCCTGGCGGTGCGCACCTCGCCATTGTGCGCCCACACACCGAACAGCCCGGGCTCCGTGGCCTTGAGCAGCTGGTACGACAGCCAGGCGTTCTGGCCCGAGTCGCCGTCCACCGCCACCACTTTGGTCACCAGGTAGCCCGGCTCGGCCCCCCGGGGCACCAGCTCGGTGCAGGGCGCGGAGCCGTTCTGCAGCGGGTACAGCACGAAGGGCGAGTTGTCGTTGGCGTCCAGCACCAGCACGCGCACCAGCGCCTCGCTGCTCAGCGCCGGGGAGCCGCGGTCTGTGGCGCCCACAAGGAACTCGAACTCCTGCAGGGCCTCGTAGTCCAGCGACCTGAGGGCGAACAGGTGGCCGTTGTCGGCGTTGATGGAGACCAGGGAGGCGAGGGGCAGGTGCGGGTCCTGGGGCGGCAGCAGCGAGTAGGTGACCTGGGCGTTGGTGCCTGAGTCTCTGTCTGTGGCGCTGATGCTGCCGATGTGCAGGGCGGGGCTGTTGTTCTCGCGGACCAACAGGGTGTAGGAGGTTTGGGTGAAGATGGGGGCGTTGTCATTGACGTCAGAGACCAGCACGGTTATGTTGTACTCGGTTTTCAGCCTGGGTGTCCCCAAGTCTGTGACGGTGATCGTGATGTTGTACTCGGCTTGGCTCTCTCTGTCCAGTGCTTTTTCAGAAACTAGAgtgaaaaagttcttgaaggtcgGTTTCAGGAaaaaagggagattatcctgaataGAGCAAATCATCCTCCCATTGTCTCCAGAGTCTTGGTCTAGGATACTAAAAAGAGCTACTAGCGTCTCTGAGGCATTCTCTGGAATTCTCTTTGTAATCGACGATATGGTTACTTCTGGTGGGTTGTCGTTTATATCCATAACTTTAACTAGAAGGGTGCATTTTCCTGAAAGACCTCCACCATCTGTTGCCTGAATATTTATAGTGTAGGACTGTATTACTTCAAAATCCAGGGGTGATCTCAAATTAACTTCCCCAGATATTGgattaatttcaaatgttttacgAATATCTTCTGATGCATGGAAAAATGTGTAAGATATTTTTCCATAGTTTCCTGCATCCAGATCCTTAGCTGAGATGGTGGCAATCCAGGAGCCAAGGGGTCTATCCTCGGGGACTTGCACCTCATAGAGACTCTGAGGAAATTCAGGGGCATTATCATTGATGTCCAACACCTTAATGAGAACCAAAGTTGTCCCAGACTTGGGTGGGGATCCACCATCCACGGCTGTGACTCTTAATCTGAGTTCAGCTTCCTGTTCATAATCTAAAGCTCTATCTAGGACCAGCTCTGGGTATATCTTTCTGTCACTACTGTCTGGAATTTTAATGTAGAAGTGAGAATTGGGGCTAATTGTGTAGTTTTGGAGACTGTTGCTTCCGACATCCAAATCTTGAGCACTCTCCATTAGAAATGTAGTTCCAATAGTGGTACCTTCTgatattttaataagtatttcCTTGTCTAGGAATGTAGGGGAGTGATCATTTATGTCTTTGACACGCAGCTCAACCCGAAAAAACTGTAAAGGGTTTTCCAAAACCACCTGAAAATGCAGCACACAGGGCTCGGTGGAGCCACACAGCTCATCTCGGTCTAGTTTCTCATTTAGGAGCAAATCCCCAGTCAGCAAATCAAGGTGCAAATACTTTTTATTATCATCAGACACTACCCGGGCTTCACGTGAAGACAgctcctccacccccagccctaGGTCCCTCGCTAGATTAGCCACAAAAGAGCCAATTTCTGTTTCCTCTGCCACAGAATAGTGTGCAGATTCAGTACCTGCCCGAGACAATCCCAGCAAAACAAGGAATATTAGAACTTGCCTTTTTCGCAGATCGAGTGCCCCTCTGATCTCCATGGTTCCTTTAGGCAATCTCTTGTGGAAAAATTGAAGCTCAGCCCTAATTTTGGAAGCTGAAGCTCTGGTTTTTAATAGGAACCCCCTGGAGAGTGCATCCTCCAGCAGCTCTGTAGGCGAAGCTCCTTTCATGCCTGTCTTTTCAGTGGGCTGGATGCTTTCTGTTCTCCTGAATAGCGAAGCTCACCCTGCCAGCCTATGTACTGTTTTCGTCTTATCCTGTAGCGCCACCATGTGTctccatgtttttttttcattaaaaaagttTTCCTCTTTGAACAAGTAATTCATAAATACATCCAGAACATTCGAAACAAATCCCAGACATCATTTTTTTACCTTTAAATACTTCActaagtatttttaatagacaaggCCTTCTAAAAGATAATTGTAATATAACGTTCACAATCAACAACTTGAGCAATAATTCCTCGACATAATTTATACTGCATTTGGTTTTCCCCAGTTCTCTCCAAAATGTCCCTTGCCGTTGGTTGGTTTGAATTTGAATCCAGAAAAGGTCCATACACTGCATTATCACTGTTTCGAATGCTTGACACTAACGGATCTGTTAAAATATTCTGaactgaagaaataattttttatttaagccATTTCTCGAGtaattacaaatatattctcTTCTTCACTCTTGTAAATACTTGTTGTCAGCTATAGTTGGTAATGTcattacttttttcacttttatattttaaaaatataaagaaggacATGGCACAAATAAGTTAGAGATAATTCTTGCTCTTCTGGAGCTCACAAGCTAGAAAAATTGGCAGACAAGTAAATAAAGTATGTCATGTATGCatttataaaaagtaatataGAAATACCTAGAAAGGACCTCTTGTACCTAGGAGGCTGCACACCTTAGTGCTTAGGAATATGGGATCTGGAACCAAATTATCAATATTAGAATCCTGATTATGTAACTCACTATCTATAAGCTTGGGCAAGTTATAGATATctttgtttcctcacctgtaaaatggggtaataataatatttgcctATGATTATTATCGTAGGCatctaattaattaatatttacaaaGTGGTTTGTAAGTGCTGGTTAAGTgtctatcaaaaataaaataattaagatcgAAGTCGGACTTGGGACATCAGTGAAAGCTTTCCTGAggtaatgaaaaatacattgtgATCTGAAGGAACTAGCAGGAGAAGGAGGAATATTTCAGATGGGCATTTTGAGGAACACAGATAAGTGAAGCATGCCTTGGACTTTAAAAACTATGGAAGGGGAGGGTCTAACAATGAAATTAGGGTTAAAAGCATGGTGAGAACATGAATCATTATACAGGTCATATCATGCATTCTTGCATTTATCCTAAAGGTAATTCAAGTACAAAGATGGGTTTTAAACATCTGATTAACATGATTacatctgcatttaaaaaatcagtttggcTGCATTATGGAGAATTAATTTCAGGGGGAATGACTGGAGAATCAAGGAGATCAGATAAGAGATGATGATAGTCTGGATGAGGATAATGCCAGTGTGGATGGAGAGAATAGGAATGAGTAGAAATGTATGAGGAGATGAAATATTTTCAACTGTTGGTTGATAGGTTGCATGGGGAGAAAAAGGGGAAAGACTCAGAGATGATATCACACCTCTGGACTGGGCAACTGGATGACTAGTGGTGTCATTCACTAGGACAGGGAATGTTAAAAAACATAATTGGGGTGGAAAAAGATGAAGTGTTCAGTTTTGAACATGCTGATATTGAGGTAAGTGCCTGTaggatgtgtgtttgtgtgtttgtgtggtggtgtgtgtgtgtgtgtgtttgcatataaCCAAAGCATAGGAAATAAATCTGGGCTGGCAATATGAActttggtgtgtgtatatatatatatatatatatatagagagagagagagagagagagagagagcatataTAGAGAGCGTATATAGAGAGCATATATatagagcatatatatatatatagcattcaTGGTTTCAATcaccgtatatatatatatataccatgaatGGTCTAGGATAACCAAGCAAAAGTGTGTCAAATCAGTATAAAGGAGGCTTGGCACAGAACTCTGAGAAACATCTTCATTTAGAGGAGACAGGGCAAGAagtatatttgaaaagataaagaaggcTCAGAGTTCAAAATCatgaaatcaaaagcaaatagCATTTTAAGGAGATGAGGAAGATCAATGGCTGCAAATGCTTcagaaaagtcaagaaaaataagTATGACAATTATCCATTGGGCTTAAAAAGATGGTCATTGTGGAGGATTCTGATAGATGTCTGACAAAATCTGTTTTCCCTTGCTTCTATAGTAATAGAACTATACCTAGGTACGTGGCCATGAAAGTAGATtgcccatcccagcctcccttgtATTTGAGTGTGGGCAGTGACCCAGCTACAGCCATGCAGATTATATTACCATAGGGACTGTTGAAGAAATTACTTGAAAGAAAATTTGGTTTCAGAGGGACTGTGAGGATGAAAGCTGCCCTACCTACCTAATAATTTTTACACTGGTACTGTCATGTGAAAAAGAGAGACATGTTTACAAGCCACTGTGTCATTGCATCACATTGGTTCCACAGTATAATCTTAACTTATATGGAAATCTTTGATAACATTTGCAATAGCAGTTTCAGTAGAATGATTGTGATGAAAATTAGATTGTACTTTGGTGCAAAGTGAGAGGGATGAGGAGGCAAAAATAAGGTAGATGgttctttcaacaatttttttttttttgagacagggtctcagtctgtcacccgggctcactggctcactgcagccaggcTCTCAAGAAATTTGTAAAGAATGAAAAGGctgtaaaaaggaataagaaatacattggtaTCTGGAGAAGAATTCAGACTCAGAGAGTATTTTAAAGACTAGAGAaacttgaatatatttaaaatgccaaTGTTCAGTAGGGAAGGAGAAAATTAAGATACAGAAGGGATCATGCAAGTCCCCTGGAAAGGTTGTTAAAGATGGGATCCAGGCAATGTATGAAGGGATTGGATTTAGACCAGTGGGAGGGACCTCAGCAGGTGAAAAGTATAGATACAGATGCTGTTAAAGCTGTGGAGTAGGGGACAGGAAAATGAATTTCTAGCTGATGGATTCTATTTTCTCAATAAGGTATTAGGCAAGTTCATCTGATAAAAGGGGTATCTAAGTGGTAGGGTAAGAAGTTTAAAGTAAGATAAGTAGGTTTAAAATAGTTGTTGTGGAGCGTAGAAGAGAAAGCtcattagaaaaattataaaaggagTTCTTGGTCTCAGAAGCCCAATTAGgtttgaatattatacatttatagtGGCAGTGGTATTGCTAATTTTGTAAGTTTGGTCTTATAGAGTGCAGCACTCCATGTGTAAGAGAGGAGGAGGACTATATTCATCTGGGCTGGAGTTTCATCAGGTGGTTTTAGTGAAGGAAAATTGAACAAGGGAATTGAGAATATGGGCGTGAGAGCAACTGGGAGTGGTCAACCAGGAAATCAGCTGgataagaaggaaattaaaacaggAGCGTTTGATAGGTAGTATCAGCATCATGGAATGGAGCCTCCTGATAAGGTCAAAGACAAGATGTGATAGAAACAGCAGAATGAGAAGGTTGTAGGCATAGACAATTGTGCTCTCAGAGGGAGATAGCTGAAATTATTATATCATAGAACAGTTTCTTGGTGGGGAAAAAGTACAATATGTAGCCAGGGCATTAATGACTGAATAACAGGAGTAGAGGTAAAGACTTAGGGACTGAGAGGCCATGTTGTTAGATTAATCAGTGGACCCAGGAGTGGTGGTAGAACTTGAaacagaaagataaagagaacaATGTGTTTGTAAGATAAAATGTCCTATGTCCCTTTTCCCTCCCATACTATTgcctaaacaaaaaaaaaatactgttactTGGTTTTTATTGTAAGGGTTTTCAGGAGAATCCATTCTGCAAGACTGGGCCATCTCTTGTGTCCCTATTTTCTAAGTGTCCTTTAACCCCCGctagatataaaattatgttcTAAGTTACTTACAACCTATAGTTCTTTCATATAAAATTGGCTGATACAGCTTGATTCCTATGCACTGTTTTAAGTATAACTATAAATGAGGTCTTTGAAGCATATGAGCAAAATTCGTTTTTAGCAATACATTCTAGGAGAATTGGTTGGTTATATGTATCTGGGCATTTGAGTTACTGAATGCCTGGTCACTCTTTAGAGCCAGGAAACTCATagttctttttataaaaagaggGGTCCTGCTGCTCACATATCTAGAAAAACTGGAAGTAATAGGACAAGTACTTGGCCCTTTTCTCCACGGTTGCACTAGCGAGATTTTCTGTCTGAGTTGTTTGAACTACTCTTTCCCACTCCACCAGTAGATATGAGAAGATCACAGGGAAGCTGCTAGAATAACTCCCACCTTtgtaggccaggagttcaacagcctgggcaacatgatgagaactcatctctacaaaaattttttttaaatagctggggGTGCTACtcgggagaggcaggagaatggcgggaacccaggaggcagagcttgcagtgagccgagattgcgccactgcactcctgcctgggtgacagagtgagactccgcctcaaaaacaaaagaaaacaaaacaacaaacaaacaaacaaacaaacaaaaatagctgggggtggtggcatgtgcctgtggtcccagctacttgggaggctgcggcaggaggattgcttgagtccaggaggtcaaggcttcagtgagctatgattgcaccactgcactccagcctaggtgactgagaccctgtctctaaaaaataaacaaagaaagaaaaaagaaaagaataattattCAGTTGACACAGCTCAACAGAACCGGTAGTGAAATCTTAGCAAGAAGTATAAACATTAGGTTGTCTTAGATATGCTATTAAAAGAGATTGAACTTCTTGGTGTTATCAACTGACTAATATCCAGTCCCTCTACAATGTTaagataaagttttaaaatatcttcaagaAGCAGTTGAGGCCAggtgctcatacctgtaatcatagcactttgggaggctgaggcaggcagattgcttgagctcaggagttcgagaccagtctgggcaatatgatgaaaccttgtctctactaaaaatgcaaaaattagtgggtgtggtggcctgggCCTGTAGTCCtggatactagggaggctgaggtgggaggatcacttgagcccaggaggtggagtttgcagtaagtggagataacaccactgcactccagcctgggtgacagaacaggacgctgtctcaaaaaataaaataagagaagcaACTGAGTCTGGTCTGTGGCACTGGAAGTAGTCATTTTACTCATCCCCACGAACTTCCTCTTTTccgtgctttctctctctctctcatacacatgCTTGCTTTGCCTCTATACTTTTACTCATTTTGTTATTCTATATTTTTCTCCCACAACATAGACTTTAGACTTTTTGATAAAAGTCATGGAAAATCTCCTTCTCCAACCTTGAAGTCTTTTTCTTGCATAGTGTGTCAGATCCTTAAAGGTAAGAGTGGTTTAACATGAGACAAAGCTACTCCCCTACAATggtttggaaaatttttttaaattagaaccCTAAGGGACTATCTTTTGATACTATCAATGTTCAACATCTGGTATACTTTTATATGTCTGAGaaaagtggttttcaaactttgggTTACTTACTACCCATTATTATACCATGAAATAAATTTAGTGGATCATGACCACATTTGAAAATTGAATAGAATGAAATATATAGGTAATTTCAAATTATGTCATAAAAAGACTAAGCATTGTTCACAAGCATTTCTTTCTATTAAGCTTGTgtgtttcaaaatatgtaaaatataatctTAATTATTGGTTGCagtaaaaaagtttgaaaaatagtttCTGGTGTATATACATTAAATTATATGATAGTACAGGCAAAAATTTTTACACATTAACACACAACTCCAATTTATGCTATACAAATTATTATTTGGGCACAGGCATCTGCATTCAACTAGATTGCATTAGAGCATTGTgacattaattaaaaaattatagcttCATATTCCCAGATTCTGTGATTGGCCACAGTATTAACGTGCCTGCACAATCCTCTCCAGGATGAATGAGGAAAGGATACTAAGAAACTGGTCTTCTGACCCTTTCGAATCAAGTGATAACACTTGGAGTTGTATCATAGGATATaggttttctggtttatttttgaAAGCAAAAATCATATTTAAAGGTTAACTAAAAACGcactggatttaaaaaaagaaaaatgatatgtCTGAATAGCAATCATTATTTTAAGACTGGAAAAAAGAGAATCAAATGAAGAAATGCTGGAAAATTTGAATCACTTCCAAATTGCTCTATTTAATTTTACCATAAGCATAATAGTGGGTGAAGTTCAACTAAAGATAGGGGcatgaaaaaaatgtgatttggTTTGCTCTTTAGGGAGGCAAATTAATTACAAATTAAGACCATCTAGGTTAAAGAATGAATTGCCATCTTTTAAGAACCAGGAATAAAGGTAAATGTTCACTTTAAAGCAAAGGGAGAAAGAACATGAGAAAAATCAAGAGTAAATCAGTacaattttaaatacacacaaaTTGGGGGAAATAAACATTGGCATAGAAATGCCACAAAATTAAATACCTATGGAATATAAAAGTCGACTATGGTCACTGAATATTGAACCCAAAGTTATTGGTGAAGGTAGAATTTCCCTGTATTTCTTTCCCAGGGCACTGGGGAGGGAAGTTGGGGATAATCGGCTTTAGGAACTTGAACTCATTTGTCCCCCACCCTCCTGCCAGACACACCTCATACTGGTagttctgagatagggtctcggtGCCGCTCACGTCCACCAGATGTCCTGGAAGGGGGCCCTCGGGCACCAAGCAGCGACCCACCGAGGCCGCCCTGCTTCTCCTGCACAGCCGCACCGCCACGAACAGGAGCACTGAAAAGAGGAAGAGCGACGACAGCGAGGCCAACGCCACCACCAGGTAGACGGTGAGCGAGTCGGCCTGGGCCTGGGTC
The Symphalangus syndactylus isolate Jambi chromosome 7, NHGRI_mSymSyn1-v2.1_pri, whole genome shotgun sequence genome window above contains:
- the PCDHB14 gene encoding protocadherin beta-14, with the protein product MKGASPTELLEDALSRGFLLKTRASASKIRAELQFFHKRLPKGTMEIRGALDLRKRQVLIFLVLLGLSRAGTESAHYSVAEETEIGSFVANLARDLGLGVEELSSREARVVSDDNKKYLHLDLLTGDLLLNEKLDRDELCGSTEPCVLHFQVVLENPLQFFRVELRVKDINDHSPTFLDKEILIKISEGTTIGTTFLMESAQDLDVGSNSLQNYTISPNSHFYIKIPDSSDRKIYPELVLDRALDYEQEAELRLRVTAVDGGSPPKSGTTLVLIKVLDINDNAPEFPQSLYEVQVPEDRPLGSWIATISAKDLDAGNYGKISYTFFHASEDIRKTFEINPISGEVNLRSPLDFEVIQSYTINIQATDGGGLSGKCTLLVKVMDINDNPPEVTISSITKRIPENASETLVALFSILDQDSGDNGRMICSIQDNLPFFLKPTFKNFFTLVSEKALDRESQAEYNITITVTDLGTPRLKTEYNITVLVSDVNDNAPIFTQTSYTLLVRENNSPALHIGSISATDRDSGTNAQVTYSLLPPQDPHLPLASLVSINADNGHLFALRSLDYEALQEFEFLVGATDRGSPALSSEALVRVLVLDANDNSPFVLYPLQNGSAPCTELVPRGAEPGYLVTKVVAVDGDSGQNAWLSYQLLKATEPGLFGVWAHNGEVRTARLLSERDAAKHRLVVLVKDNGDPPRSATATLHVLLVGGFSQPYLPLPEAAPAQAQADSLTVYLVVALASVSSLFLFSVLLFVAVRLCRRSRAAPVGRCSVPEGPFPGHLVDVSGTGTLSQSYQYEVCLTGGSGTNEFKFLKPIIPNCQVHDTGKNMGEIENFRNSFGFNIQ